A single window of Methanoregula sp. DNA harbors:
- the trpB gene encoding tryptophan synthase subunit beta, giving the protein MKKKGRYGTYGGQYVSETLMGALLKLESAYAKVSTTRAFSRELSSLLSEYAGRETPLTFCANASRELGCRMYLKREDLVHGGSHKLNNTLGQALLAKHMGKKRLIAETGAGQHGVATAIVGAVLGLPVEVYMGEVDTQRQALNVFRMELMGAKVIPVKSGTRTLKDAINEALRDWVANVEHTYYLIGSVVGPHPYPLMVRDFQSVIGRETKKQVMKKEGRLPDCIVACVGGGSNAIGIFSPFLKDDVELIGVEAGGEGIETGEHSATLCAGEAGVLHGALSYLLQDADGQVLPTHSVSAGLDYPGVGPEHAMLKDSRRVTYTAVNDSDVLEAFSFLSRTEGIIPALESAHAVAYLMKNADRFERDDIVVINLSGRGDKDVAEVAKMRGRIL; this is encoded by the coding sequence TTGAAAAAGAAAGGACGGTACGGGACATACGGAGGGCAGTACGTGTCGGAGACTCTTATGGGTGCATTGCTAAAACTCGAAAGCGCATATGCAAAGGTCAGCACCACAAGGGCGTTTTCCCGTGAACTTTCTTCCCTGCTTTCAGAGTATGCCGGGCGGGAGACCCCGCTGACGTTCTGCGCCAATGCGTCCAGGGAGCTCGGGTGCAGGATGTACCTCAAAAGGGAGGACCTCGTGCACGGAGGTTCGCACAAGCTGAACAACACGCTCGGACAGGCGCTGCTCGCAAAACACATGGGCAAAAAAAGGCTGATTGCCGAGACCGGAGCCGGCCAGCATGGTGTTGCAACTGCGATCGTCGGAGCTGTGCTGGGACTCCCCGTCGAGGTCTACATGGGGGAGGTCGATACGCAGCGGCAGGCGCTTAATGTCTTCCGGATGGAGCTGATGGGTGCAAAGGTTATCCCGGTGAAATCGGGTACCCGGACCTTAAAAGACGCGATCAACGAGGCGCTCCGCGACTGGGTGGCAAATGTTGAGCACACCTATTACCTGATCGGGTCGGTTGTCGGTCCGCACCCGTACCCCCTCATGGTCAGGGACTTCCAGTCGGTGATTGGCAGGGAGACTAAAAAACAGGTGATGAAAAAAGAGGGGCGGCTCCCCGACTGCATCGTAGCGTGTGTTGGCGGCGGCTCGAACGCGATCGGGATCTTCTCCCCCTTCTTAAAGGACGATGTGGAGCTCATCGGCGTCGAAGCAGGAGGAGAGGGAATTGAGACCGGTGAACATTCGGCAACGCTCTGCGCAGGAGAGGCGGGAGTGCTCCACGGGGCGCTCTCGTACCTCCTGCAGGATGCGGACGGGCAGGTGCTGCCTACGCACAGCGTGTCCGCCGGCCTCGATTACCCGGGGGTTGGCCCGGAGCATGCAATGCTCAAAGACAGCCGGCGCGTGACCTACACGGCGGTCAACGATTCGGACGTCCTGGAGGCGTTCTCGTTCCTCTCGCGGACAGAAGGGATCATCCCGGCGCTCGAGTCCGCCCACGCGGTCGCGTATTTGATGAAGAACGCGGACCGGTTTGAAAGGGACGATATCGTCGTCATCAACCTGTCCGGGCGCGGGGACAAGGACGTTGCTGAAGTGGCAAAGATGAGGGGGCGTATTCTGTGA
- a CDS encoding phosphoribosylanthranilate isomerase gives MRIKICGITSPADARFAGHAGADAIGVVVCSPRSKRSVTLQRAKEIFAAAGPFTTTVAVTHTRSKEELRGILAICPDAVQVFYPFEFANGNGVKVIRAVGRNEPLPEDCDAIIIDESHGGGKAFDLSSAREAVLRSKVPVILAGGLDPQNVADAIRKVRPYAVDVATGVEISPGIKDHEKVRAFIAACRSA, from the coding sequence ATGCGCATAAAGATCTGCGGGATCACCAGCCCGGCTGATGCCCGTTTTGCCGGCCATGCCGGGGCAGATGCCATCGGTGTCGTCGTATGCTCGCCACGGTCAAAGCGATCGGTTACCCTGCAGCGTGCAAAAGAGATATTTGCTGCCGCCGGCCCTTTCACGACAACGGTTGCCGTAACACATACACGGTCTAAAGAAGAACTCCGCGGGATCCTCGCGATCTGCCCTGATGCTGTCCAGGTGTTTTACCCGTTTGAATTCGCAAATGGCAACGGGGTGAAAGTGATCCGGGCAGTCGGGCGCAACGAACCCCTGCCCGAAGACTGCGATGCGATCATCATCGATGAGAGCCATGGGGGCGGGAAGGCGTTTGACCTCTCCTCTGCCCGTGAAGCCGTCCTGCGCTCGAAGGTCCCGGTCATCCTTGCCGGGGGCCTTGACCCGCAGAACGTGGCCGATGCGATCCGAAAAGTCCGGCCCTACGCGGTCGATGTCGCGACCGGTGTTGAGATCTCCCCGGGGATCAAGGACCATGAAAAGGTCAGGGCATTTATCGCTGCATGCAGGAGTGCGTGA
- the trpE gene encoding anthranilate synthase component I, with the protein MDLNLGIDEFILIVDTQPRPLVIPLCAQLPLPDVSPLDVYRGTRDGCGFLLESMEGSEKIARYSFIGIDPELVVTLGGTVDVQGNEPFVSIAKEPDGTTPVDRIKSILSRFHYVNVKAPRFFGGMVGYFAYDCVYSLFEKVNAQRRAGRPAAGTGHDARFMLSKDCIVFDHAEKKMYIFSSPFLTYDSDPAGEYTKSVAKIRALQTKIAGLASGKTPGYRQEGGQKTAPDYIPSVSKEAFEHSVKQVKEHIAAGDIFQAVISRRVECEVSCDPFSIYAALRTINPSPYMYYLDFGSEKVIGASPEMLVRVERRRVTTVPIAGTRPRGKNADEDEILGRDLLSDTKELAEHTMLVDLARNDIGRVCRFGSVELSEFMGIEKFSHVQHIVSTVHGILKDNLDCYDALRSCFPAGTVSGAPKIRAMQIIEEQETQDRGIYAGAVGYIGFDKNLEFAIAIRTVILQGSRAFIQVGAGIVADSVPANEWNETESKAAAMLRAIERAGAAP; encoded by the coding sequence ATGGACCTCAATCTGGGAATTGATGAATTTATTTTGATTGTGGACACCCAGCCAAGACCGCTGGTCATCCCGCTGTGCGCACAACTGCCGCTGCCGGATGTCTCGCCCCTCGATGTGTACAGGGGCACACGGGACGGCTGCGGGTTCCTGCTCGAATCGATGGAGGGCAGCGAGAAGATCGCACGCTACTCGTTTATCGGCATCGATCCTGAGCTGGTTGTAACCCTTGGCGGTACGGTGGACGTACAGGGCAACGAACCGTTTGTTTCGATTGCAAAGGAGCCCGATGGGACAACCCCGGTCGACCGGATAAAGTCGATTTTGTCCCGGTTCCATTACGTGAATGTAAAAGCCCCCCGGTTCTTTGGCGGCATGGTCGGCTACTTTGCATATGACTGCGTGTACTCGCTCTTTGAAAAAGTCAATGCGCAACGAAGAGCCGGCCGGCCGGCCGCCGGCACCGGTCATGATGCCCGGTTCATGCTCAGCAAGGACTGCATTGTCTTTGACCATGCAGAAAAGAAGATGTACATCTTTTCATCCCCGTTCCTGACATATGATTCAGACCCTGCCGGTGAATACACCAAGAGCGTGGCAAAGATCCGGGCCCTTCAAACGAAGATCGCAGGGCTCGCTTCAGGAAAAACACCGGGCTACCGGCAGGAGGGGGGACAAAAAACAGCCCCGGATTACATCCCCTCCGTTTCTAAAGAGGCATTCGAGCATTCCGTAAAACAGGTAAAGGAGCACATCGCTGCCGGTGACATATTCCAGGCCGTCATCTCGCGGCGCGTGGAATGCGAGGTCTCGTGCGACCCGTTCTCGATCTATGCGGCGCTGCGCACCATCAACCCGAGCCCCTACATGTACTACCTCGATTTTGGCAGCGAGAAGGTGATCGGTGCAAGCCCGGAGATGCTCGTGCGGGTCGAGCGCCGGCGGGTGACCACCGTACCGATAGCAGGTACACGGCCCCGCGGGAAAAACGCGGATGAGGACGAGATTCTTGGCCGCGACCTCCTTTCGGACACAAAAGAGCTGGCCGAGCATACGATGCTCGTGGACCTTGCGCGAAACGACATCGGGCGCGTCTGCCGGTTCGGGAGCGTGGAGCTCTCCGAGTTCATGGGGATCGAGAAGTTTTCCCATGTCCAGCACATCGTCTCGACAGTGCATGGGATCTTAAAAGATAACCTTGACTGCTATGATGCACTCAGGTCCTGTTTCCCTGCCGGGACTGTGTCCGGGGCCCCCAAGATCCGTGCGATGCAGATCATCGAAGAGCAGGAGACACAGGACCGCGGGATCTATGCCGGGGCGGTCGGGTACATCGGTTTTGACAAAAACCTTGAATTTGCGATCGCGATCCGGACCGTGATCCTGCAGGGGAGCCGTGCATTCATCCAGGTCGGGGCCGGGATCGTGGCTGACTCGGTGCCTGCAAACGAGTGGAACGAGACTGAGAGCAAGGCGGCAGCAATGCTGCGGGCAATCGAACGGGCAGGTGCCGCCCCATGA
- a CDS encoding aminodeoxychorismate/anthranilate synthase component II produces MKVLIVDCYDSFTFNLYQQVGRLGGNPFVFTCDTPLDRLEATGCDRIILSPGPGTPQDSGVCPEVLDTMSKKVPTLGVCLGHQAICTAFGGEVVRAGRLVHGKTSAIQHDGRGIFEGVQSPFTATRYHSLVASEESLPGELQVCARSMDDRYVMGVRHTRYPITGVQFHPESILTAEGDRLIKNFLDGKGVA; encoded by the coding sequence ATGAAAGTGCTGATCGTCGACTGCTACGACAGCTTCACCTTCAACCTCTACCAGCAGGTGGGACGGCTTGGCGGCAACCCTTTCGTTTTCACCTGCGACACCCCGCTCGACCGGCTGGAGGCGACCGGGTGTGACCGGATCATCCTCTCCCCGGGTCCGGGGACACCGCAGGACTCCGGGGTCTGCCCTGAAGTGCTTGACACAATGAGCAAAAAGGTCCCGACGCTGGGGGTCTGCCTTGGACACCAGGCGATCTGCACTGCCTTTGGCGGGGAAGTGGTGCGGGCAGGGCGGCTGGTGCACGGGAAGACCTCGGCAATACAGCATGACGGCAGGGGCATCTTTGAAGGAGTGCAAAGCCCGTTTACTGCAACCCGCTACCACTCGCTCGTTGCAAGCGAGGAGTCCCTGCCCGGAGAGCTGCAGGTCTGTGCAAGAAGCATGGACGACCGGTACGTGATGGGAGTGCGGCACACGCGGTACCCCATAACAGGCGTCCAGTTCCACCCCGAGAGCATCCTGACTGCGGAAGGCGACCGGCTTATTAAGAATTTCCTTGACGGCAAAGGGGTGGCATGA
- the trpA gene encoding tryptophan synthase subunit alpha: protein MSRITRAFEKRGKPAFIGFTVGGDPDKDTCIRIAKALIDGGTDILELGVPFSDPVADGPEIQRADDRALAAGTTPSVIFEIVKEIRRFSGVPVVLLTYYNIVYRRGIERFYKEARDAGVDGILIADMPVEESDEACDAAGRYGIDPIFLITRTTSDERIKKIAAKSRGYLYLVSVLGVTGVRDSIETGAIDLLGRARKYTSLPLALGFGISTPDHAKVCANAGADGVIVGSAIVAIVGRNLGRPELMERELKEYVARMKQVL from the coding sequence GTGAGCAGGATCACCCGTGCCTTTGAAAAGAGGGGGAAACCTGCTTTCATCGGGTTTACCGTTGGCGGAGACCCGGACAAGGACACCTGTATCCGGATCGCAAAGGCGCTCATCGACGGCGGGACCGACATCCTCGAGCTGGGCGTCCCGTTCTCCGACCCGGTGGCAGACGGGCCTGAAATACAGAGAGCGGACGACCGGGCGCTTGCGGCTGGCACGACACCGTCAGTCATCTTTGAGATTGTAAAAGAGATCCGCAGGTTCTCCGGTGTCCCGGTCGTGCTGCTCACGTACTACAATATCGTGTACCGGCGCGGCATAGAACGGTTCTATAAAGAGGCGCGGGATGCCGGAGTTGACGGAATTTTAATCGCTGACATGCCGGTCGAAGAGTCGGATGAGGCCTGCGACGCTGCCGGCAGGTACGGAATCGACCCGATCTTTCTTATCACCCGGACGACTTCAGACGAACGGATCAAAAAGATTGCAGCAAAATCCCGCGGATATCTCTACCTCGTATCCGTGCTCGGCGTGACCGGCGTGCGGGACAGCATTGAGACCGGGGCGATCGACCTTTTGGGCCGTGCCAGGAAATACACGTCCCTCCCGCTCGCGCTCGGTTTCGGGATATCGACACCGGACCACGCAAAGGTGTGCGCCAATGCCGGCGCTGACGGGGTGATTGTCGGCAGCGCGATTGTTGCGATTGTCGGGCGTAACTTAGGCCGGCCTGAACTGATGGAACGGGAGCTGAAGGAATATGTGGCACGGATGAAGCAGGTTTTATAG
- the trpD gene encoding anthranilate phosphoribosyltransferase, translating into MTRKILFKDILAKLVERQDMAQDEAAAAMNIIMDGDATPAQAGAFLAALRMKGETPEEIAALARVMRARAVTVKPVTEKPLVDTCGTGGDGAQTFNISTTSAFVAAGAGVPIVKHGNRAMSSRCGSADVLAALGVSLVADPAAQARIVGQVGIAFLFAPAHHPAMKHVAAARQETGFRTVFNILGPLSNPAGAQAQLLGVYSPGLTGTVAEVLRLLGLSRAMVVHGAGLDEITTTGETLVSELNAGTIRNYTITCDAFGIKPALPGDLAGGDAAENARILRSVLDGEAGAARDIVLLNAAAAIYLGGQAQDLHEGIRLAETSINSGNALARLDALIEATREAA; encoded by the coding sequence ATGACCCGGAAGATCCTGTTCAAGGATATCCTTGCAAAGTTAGTGGAACGACAGGACATGGCGCAGGATGAGGCAGCAGCTGCCATGAACATCATCATGGACGGGGACGCAACACCGGCGCAGGCAGGAGCATTCCTTGCCGCCCTGCGCATGAAAGGCGAGACTCCCGAAGAGATCGCCGCGCTTGCCCGCGTGATGAGAGCCCGCGCTGTTACGGTAAAGCCGGTGACGGAAAAACCACTTGTCGACACCTGCGGGACCGGCGGGGACGGTGCACAGACCTTCAATATCAGCACCACCTCTGCATTTGTCGCCGCGGGCGCCGGTGTCCCCATTGTCAAGCACGGCAACCGGGCGATGAGCAGCCGGTGCGGCTCGGCCGATGTGCTTGCCGCGCTGGGGGTCAGCCTTGTCGCCGACCCGGCAGCACAGGCACGGATCGTCGGGCAGGTGGGGATCGCGTTCCTCTTTGCCCCCGCCCACCACCCGGCAATGAAGCATGTGGCTGCAGCAAGGCAGGAGACCGGGTTCAGGACGGTTTTCAACATCCTCGGCCCGTTATCAAACCCTGCCGGGGCACAGGCGCAGCTGCTCGGCGTGTACAGCCCTGGCCTTACCGGCACGGTAGCAGAAGTGCTCAGGCTTCTGGGCCTCTCCAGGGCAATGGTCGTGCACGGGGCCGGTCTCGATGAGATCACGACAACCGGCGAGACGCTGGTATCCGAACTGAATGCCGGCACAATACGGAATTACACGATAACGTGCGATGCGTTCGGCATAAAACCGGCCCTGCCGGGCGACCTCGCCGGCGGGGATGCGGCGGAGAATGCACGGATCCTGCGCTCCGTGCTGGACGGGGAGGCAGGAGCTGCCCGCGACATTGTCCTCTTAAACGCTGCCGCGGCAATCTATCTCGGGGGCCAGGCACAGGACCTTCACGAGGGGATCCGGCTTGCTGAAACGTCAATTAATTCCGGAAATGCCCTCGCCAGGCTCGATGCGCTGATCGAGGCGACCCGGGAGGCGGCATGA
- a CDS encoding PAS domain S-box protein, producing the protein MEIRTKTILILTLTLVTLIIIIGIASEILVAGGFARVEDQAAAKDTNRALAALADDINTLDAVAVDWISRGPGESYFSKGSAGGVPSTLDDQTFERLALNYILFTDASGTVVAGRGYDLEQHQTIPIPSALTDMVAPSSPLRDPPFMENGTMGIVQTPSDSLLVAVRPAHAPGATGVPTGYLIMARNLDANEVSRLSVMSQLDLDIWKYRANGPKGEIDAQLAGSAPAGGQFLNRTGPDSFEMDAPALRQIRDTETIYGYALVRDVYGQPALVLAAEIPRDISKQGTSTILYFLTLLLISGIIVGIVMVALVERTVLSRLLSLSSHVSTIGTGRDFSARVSVPGNDEITDLATNVNSMLGELEQCQLGLQVRLSQSEENYRLFFNSITDPVIICQYREGEFLGIIIEANDAVIDVLGYSREELFTMSPGAFVKNGEQNAAVSGRLRADGYAIFESVYLTRSGMTIPVEINAHVFDYFGQKAVLAIARDITERRDIERLKMEAFQQIEKNMQQFAILNDHIRNPLQGIIGTADMIEHKHSGRIIELARVINDIVDKLDRGYLESEKIQEFLRKYYGVDKK; encoded by the coding sequence GTGGAGATACGCACAAAGACGATCCTGATCCTCACCCTTACCCTCGTCACCCTCATTATCATCATTGGGATCGCCTCTGAGATCCTCGTCGCGGGAGGATTTGCCCGGGTTGAAGACCAGGCAGCAGCGAAAGACACGAACCGGGCCCTTGCCGCGCTTGCCGATGATATCAATACGCTGGATGCCGTGGCAGTAGACTGGATCTCCCGTGGCCCGGGAGAGAGCTATTTTTCAAAAGGGTCTGCGGGGGGGGTCCCGTCCACCCTTGACGACCAGACTTTTGAGCGGCTTGCCCTCAATTACATTCTCTTCACCGATGCATCGGGCACCGTGGTTGCAGGACGGGGGTACGACCTCGAACAGCACCAGACGATTCCAATCCCCTCTGCCCTTACAGATATGGTCGCCCCCTCATCCCCGTTACGGGACCCGCCGTTCATGGAGAACGGGACCATGGGTATTGTACAGACCCCCTCGGATTCCCTGCTTGTTGCAGTACGGCCCGCCCATGCGCCTGGAGCGACGGGCGTACCCACGGGCTACCTTATCATGGCCCGGAACCTTGACGCCAACGAGGTCTCCCGGCTCTCGGTGATGAGCCAGCTTGACCTTGATATATGGAAATACCGGGCGAACGGACCAAAAGGAGAGATCGATGCCCAGCTCGCCGGCTCTGCACCGGCAGGGGGGCAATTCCTGAACCGGACGGGCCCCGATTCTTTCGAGATGGATGCCCCTGCCCTCCGGCAGATCAGGGACACTGAGACGATCTATGGGTACGCCCTGGTCCGGGATGTGTACGGGCAACCGGCGCTTGTCCTTGCCGCAGAGATCCCCCGTGACATCTCCAAACAGGGGACATCCACGATACTGTATTTCCTCACGCTCCTGTTAATCTCGGGTATCATTGTCGGGATTGTGATGGTAGCGCTTGTCGAACGGACCGTGCTTTCGAGGCTGCTGTCGTTGTCATCCCATGTCTCCACGATTGGCACAGGGAGGGATTTTTCCGCCAGGGTCTCAGTGCCTGGAAATGATGAGATCACGGACCTTGCAACAAATGTCAACAGCATGCTTGGCGAACTTGAACAGTGCCAGCTCGGTCTTCAGGTACGCCTGAGCCAGAGTGAAGAGAATTACCGGCTGTTCTTCAACAGCATCACCGATCCTGTCATCATCTGCCAGTACAGGGAAGGAGAATTTTTGGGCATCATCATTGAAGCAAATGATGCAGTAATCGACGTTTTGGGATATTCACGGGAAGAGTTGTTCACCATGTCACCCGGGGCATTTGTCAAAAACGGAGAACAAAACGCCGCCGTTTCCGGCCGACTCCGGGCAGATGGGTATGCCATATTTGAGTCCGTGTATCTTACGCGGAGCGGCATGACGATCCCCGTTGAAATCAATGCCCACGTCTTTGATTATTTTGGCCAGAAAGCCGTCCTTGCAATAGCGCGGGATATCACAGAGCGTCGTGACATCGAACGGCTTAAAATGGAAGCGTTCCAGCAGATTGAGAAAAATATGCAGCAGTTTGCCATCCTCAATGATCATATCCGGAACCCGCTCCAGGGTATCATTGGCACTGCCGATATGATCGAGCATAAACATTCGGGACGGATCATTGAGCTCGCCCGTGTCATCAATGATATTGTGGACAAGCTGGACAGGGGCTACCTGGAGTCCGAGAAGATCCAGGAATTCTTACGAAAATATTACGGTGTTGACAAAAAATAG
- a CDS encoding indole-3-glycerol phosphate synthase TrpC: MILDEIIRRTEKRVARFPASFPYPARRDHASLAGAIRSRNGSTAVIAEIKCASPSRGVIRRNVDMAMMARALSGAGCVAISVLTEPYWFGGSARDIAQVKDAVTLPVLRKDFIIDARQLEETRSLGADAVLLIAAVLQDRLPEFVDESFDAGIEPLVEVHTEDEAKLALSTRAAIIGINNRNLATLAIDRYSTRRLSPKIRSSGRLVVSESGMRSADDVRELKPYCDAFLIGSSIMSHQHPSKKLEEFVCA, translated from the coding sequence ATGATCCTCGACGAGATCATCCGGCGCACGGAAAAGCGGGTCGCACGGTTTCCGGCATCGTTTCCTTACCCGGCCCGGCGTGACCATGCCAGCCTTGCCGGCGCGATCCGCAGCAGGAACGGCAGTACTGCCGTAATCGCCGAGATCAAGTGCGCCTCTCCAAGCCGCGGGGTGATCAGGCGCAATGTGGACATGGCGATGATGGCACGCGCACTTTCCGGTGCAGGTTGCGTGGCAATATCTGTCCTGACAGAGCCCTACTGGTTCGGAGGTTCCGCCCGGGACATCGCACAGGTAAAAGACGCGGTCACGTTGCCGGTGCTAAGAAAGGACTTCATCATCGATGCAAGGCAGTTGGAGGAGACCCGTTCGCTGGGGGCGGACGCCGTGCTCCTCATCGCGGCGGTGCTGCAGGACCGGCTCCCGGAGTTTGTTGACGAATCCTTTGATGCAGGGATCGAACCGCTTGTTGAGGTCCACACTGAAGATGAAGCGAAACTTGCGCTCTCAACCCGGGCCGCTATCATCGGGATTAATAACCGTAACCTTGCAACCCTTGCCATCGACCGGTACTCCACGCGCAGGCTCTCGCCCAAAATAAGGTCTTCCGGCAGGCTTGTGGTATCCGAGAGCGGTATGCGGTCAGCTGATGATGTCAGGGAGTTAAAGCCGTACTGCGACGCGTTCCTGATTGGGTCTTCCATCATGTCCCACCAGCATCCGTCAAAAAAACTGGAGGAATTTGTATGCGCATAA